One Cyanobacteriota bacterium genomic window carries:
- a CDS encoding DUF3592 domain-containing protein yields QTTPAVGKVIALRKLEIQQYDFTIIEKNCPIIRFQTTHGKVIEHLDETVCNSSYVGKKIAVVYDARNPRSVSIANGARFLVMGGWGAIGFVGCCLGLFGIGALWNGLLGSVQPESD; encoded by the coding sequence TCAGACTACACCCGCCGTAGGCAAGGTTATTGCCCTAAGGAAGCTAGAAATTCAGCAGTATGATTTCACCATAATTGAAAAAAATTGTCCTATTATTCGGTTCCAGACAACCCATGGCAAAGTTATAGAACATTTGGACGAGACTGTTTGTAATTCGTCCTATGTCGGCAAGAAAATCGCAGTGGTCTATGATGCCCGTAACCCCAGGTCAGTCTCCATCGCCAATGGTGCTCGCTTCTTGGTGATGGGTGGATGGGGGGCGATCGGATTTGTTGGCTGTTGCCTAGGATTGTTTGGCATTGGGGCATTGTGGAATGGGCTATTGGGTAGTGTGCAGCCCGAGTCCGACTAA